A DNA window from Ipomoea triloba cultivar NCNSP0323 chromosome 10, ASM357664v1 contains the following coding sequences:
- the LOC116032106 gene encoding beta-xylosidase/alpha-L-arabinofuranosidase 2-like, translating into MASSVSFPCFIHLLLFISCNFISGWAQNVPIFACDVDGNPGLKNLSFCDSSLDVKTRVDDLVKRLTLSEKITFLVNKAGSVSRLGIPQYEWWSEALHGVSYVGPGVKFTSLVPGATSFPAPILTAASFNETLFETIGKVVSTEARAMHNVGLAGLTYWSPTMNIFRDPRWGRAQETPGEDPTLTGKYAAGYVRGLQQRDDGDKEKLKVASCCKHYTAYDVDNWKGIQRYTFNAVVTQQDMDDTFQPPFEACIREGNVASVMCSYNQVNGKPTCGDPDLLAGVIRGKWGLNGYIVTDCDSFDVIFNAQHYTKTPEETAALGLNAGVDLNCGTFLGKNTQGAVDKGLVKESEIDRAVSNNFATLMRLGFFDGDPRKQLYGNLGPKDVCTQDNQELAREAARQGIVLLKNTAGSLPLSPTAIKSLAVIGPNGNVTKTMLSNYEGVPCKVTSPLQGLSAIAATSYSPGCDNIACGTALVDDATKIASAADAVVLVMGSDQSIERESLDRTTITLPGQQSVLVSAVAKAAKGPVILVIMSAGGMDVTFAVNDPKVTSILWVGFPGEAGGSAIADVICGSYNPSGRLPMTWYPQSYADSVNMTDMRMRPDPKTGYPGRTYRFYTGPTVFKFGYGLSYSTFKHNLVRGAPETLSLPLEEGHVCRTSECKSIEAVDHTCSNAAFDIHLNVKNVGQMSGSHTVLLFSSPPRVHNAPQKHLLGFQKVHLSPNQEGIVRFSVDVCKHLSVVDEAGNRKVALGHHVLHIGDLEHSLTVTI; encoded by the exons ATGGCCTCCTCTGTTTCTTTCCCCTGTTTTATCCACCTTCTTCTCTTCATTTCCTGTAATTTTATCTCGGGTTGGGCTCAGAATGTCCCGATTTTTGCCTGCGATGTTGACGGGAATCCGGGGCTGAAGAATCTGAGCTTCTGTGATTCGTCGTTGGATGTGAAAACGAGGGTGGATGATCTGGTGAAGAGGTTGACATTGTCGGAGAAGATAACGTTCTTGGTGAATAAAGCCGGGAGTGTTAGCCGGCTGGGGATTCCGCAGTATGAGTGGTGGTCGGAGGCGTTACATGGCGTGTCTTATGTCGGCCCCGGCGTCAAGTTCACTAGTCTCGTCCCCGGCGCCACCAGCTTCCCCGCGCCTATTCTCACCGCCGCCTCGTTCAATGAGACCTTGTTTGAAACCATCGGAAAG GTGGTGTCTACGGAGGCGCGAGCAATGCACAATGTTGGTTTAGCCGGGCTAACGTATTGGTCGCCGACGATGAACATCTTCCGGGACCCAAGATGGGGGAGAGCTCAGGAAACTCCGGGCGAAGACCCGACGCTTACCGGCAAATATGCGGCCGGATATGTGAGAGGCCTGCAACAGAGGGATGACGGTGACAAGGAGAAGCTCAAAGTGGCGTCTTGCTGCAAACACTACACTGCTTATGATGTGGACAATTGGAAAGGGATTCAGAGATACACTTTCAATGCAGTG GTGACACAACAAGACATGGATGACACCTTCCAACCTCCGTTCGAGGCGTGTATTCGCGAAGGAAACGTTGCGAGTGTGATGTGTTCTTACAACCAGGTTAATGGCAAGCCAACCTGTGGTGATCCTGACCTTTTGGCTGGGGTGATTAGAGGCAAATGGGGCTTAAATGG ATACATTGTCACAGACTGTGACTCATTTGATGTGATTTTCAATGCCCAACACTACACCAAAACACCAGAGGAGACTGCAGCTCTAGGGCTGAATGCAG GGGTGGATCTTAACTGTGGGACATTTTTGGGCAAAAACACACAAGGGGCAGTGGACAAAGGCCTTGTGAAGGAATCCGAAATCGACAGAGCTGTATCAAACAATTTTGCCACTCTGATGAGACTAGGATTCTTTGATGGTGATCCCAGGAAGCAACTATATGGGAATCTTGGTCCCAAAGATGTATGCACCCAAGATAACCAAGAACTCGCCCGCGAAGCTGCAAGACAAGGCATTGTGTTGCTAAAAAACACTGCAGGCTCACTGCCTTTATCCCCCACTGCTATAAAATCCTTAGCTGTAATTGGCCCCAATGGGAATGTGACCAAAACCATGCTCAGCAACTATGAAg GTGTCCCGTGTAAGGTCACAAGTCCTTTACAAGGCCTATCAGCCATAGCTGCAACAAGTTACTCACCAGGTTGTGACAACATAGCCTGTGGCACGGCCCTAGTCGATGATGCAACGAAAATTGCATCCGCAGCTGATGCTGTCGTGTTGGTGATGGGATCTGACCAATCCATCGAGAGGGAATCGTTGGACAGAACGACCATCACCCTTCCAGGACAGCAATCTGTTTTAGTATCTGCGGTTGCAAAGGCTGCTAAGGGACCTGTCATTCTAGTCATAATGTCTGCAGGTGGCATGGACGTAACGTTTGCAGTGAATGATCCCAAAGTGACAAGCATTCTTTGGGTTGGATTCCCCGGTGAGGCGGGTGGATCAGCCATTGCAGATGTGATTTGTGGGTCATATAATCCAA gTGGGAGGCTACCAATGACATGGTACCCACAATCCTATGCAGACAGTGTCAACATGACAGACATGAGAATGAGGCCTGATCCTAAGACAGGCTACCCTGGCAGGACTTACAGGTTCTACACCGGCCCGACTGTTTTCAAATTCGGATATGGCTTGAGCTACTCCACCTTCAAGCACAACCTAGTACGTGGCGCCCCCGAGACACTCTCCCTCCCTCTTGAGGAAGGCCACGTCTGTCGAACCTCAGAATGTAAATCCATCGAGGCCGTAGACCACACCTGCAGCAATGCAGCATTTGACATTCATCTCAATGTCAAGAATGTGGGGCAAATGAGTGGAAGCCACACAGTTCTATTGTTCTCGTCGCCTCCCCGGGTTCACAATGCACCCCAGAAACACCTGCTGGGGTTCCAGAAGGTGCATTTGAGCCCAAATCAAGAAGGGATTGTGAGGTTCAGTGTGGATGTCTGCAAGCATTTGAGTGTAGTTGATGAGGCTGGCAATAGAAAAGTTGCCCTGGGACATCATGTGCTTCACATAGGAGATTTGGAACATTCTTTAACTGTAACAATCTGA
- the LOC116031810 gene encoding NAC domain-containing protein 104-like: protein MGDNNNVNLPPGFRFYPTDEELVVHFLHRKAALLPCHPDVIPDLDLYPYDPWDLDGKAMAEGRKWYFYSRRTSRRMTENGFWKPLGVEEPIFSSSGAGQKVGMKKYYAFYVGEPPEGDKTDWVMQEYRLSDYSASTSSRSSSRRNRHSKIDYSKWVICRVFEGNYDNGGGGDDGTELSCLDEVFLSLDDLDEISLPH, encoded by the exons ATGGGGGATAATAACAACGTTAATCTGCCGCCGGGCTTTCGGTTCTACCCCACGGATGAGGAGCTGGTGGTGCATTTCCTCCACCGCAAGGCGGCGCTGCTGCCGTGCCACCCTGACGTCATTCCCGATCTCGACCTCTACCCTTACGATCCATGGGACCTAGACG GGAAAGCTATGGCGGAGGGGAGGAAATGGTATTTTTACAGCAGAAGAACATCGAGAAGAATGACGGAGAACGGATTCTGGAAGCCATTAGGGGTGGAGGAGCCAATCTTCTCCAGCTCCGGCGCCGGCCAGAAAGTGGGGATGAAGAAATACTACGCTTTTTACGTCGGAGAGCCGCCGGAGGGCGACAAAACCGATTGGGTAATGCAGGAATATCGCCTCTCCGATTATTCCGCTTCCACTAGCTCCAGATCATCCTCTAGAAGAAATCGCCATTCCAAGATC GATTATAGCAAATGGGTAATCTGTCGGGTGTTCGAGGGAAACTATGATAACGGTGGCGGCGGCGATGATGGGACGGAGCTTTCATGTTTGGATGAAGTTTTCCTGTCGCTAGATGATCTTGATGAGATTAGTCTGCCACATTAA
- the LOC116032107 gene encoding beta-xylosidase/alpha-L-arabinofuranosidase 2-like, which yields MHNVGLAGLTYWSPTMNILRDPRWGRAQETPGEDPTLTGKYAAGYVRGLQQRDDGDKEKLKVASCCKHYTAYDVDHWKGVKRYTFNAVVTKQDMDDTFQPPFEACVREGNVASVMCSYNQVNGKPTCGDPDLLAGVIRGKWGLNGYIVTDCDSLDLIFNAQHYTKTPEETAALGLNSGVDLNCGTFLGKNTQGAVDKGLVKESEIDRAVSNNFATLMRLGFFDGDPTKQLYGNLGPKDVCTQDNQELAREAARQGIVLLKNTKGSLPLSPKAIKSLALIGPNGNVTDTMLSNYKGIPCKVTSPLQGLAAIVAATYSPGCDNIACGTALVDDVTKIAATADAVVLVMGSDQSIERESLDRTSITLPGQQSVLVSAVAKAAKGPVILVIMSAGGMDVTFAVNDPKVTSILWVGFPGEAGGLAIADVIFGSYNPSGKLPMTWYPQSYVDSVKMTDMRMRPDPKTGYPGRSYRFYTGPTVFKFGYGLSYSTFKHNLVRGAPETLSLPLEEGHVCRTSKCKSIEVANHTCNNNAEFDIHLSVKNVGQMSGSHTVLLFSSPPRVHNAPQKHLLGFQKVHLSPNQEGTLRFNVDLCKHLSVVDEVGNRKVALGHHVLHVGDLEHSLIVTI from the exons ATGCACAATGTTGGTTTAGCCGGGCTGACGTATTGGTCGCCGACGATGAACATCCTCCGGGACCCAAGATGGGGGAGAGCTCAGGAGACTCCGGGCGAAGACCCGACGCTTACCGGCAAATATGCGGCCGGATATGTGAGAGGCCTGCAACAGAGGGATGACGGTGACAAGGAGAAGCTCAAAGTGGCGTCTTGTTGCAAACACTATACTGCTTATGATGTGGACCATTGGAAAGGGGTTAAGAGATACACTTTCAATGCAGTG GTGACAAAACAAGACATGGATGACACATTCCAACCTCCATTCGAGGCGTGTGTTCGCGAAGGAAACGTTGCGAGTGTGATGTGTTCTTACAACCAGGTTAATGGCAAGCCAACCTGTGGTGATCCTGACCTTCTGGCTGGGGTGATCAGAGGCAAATGGGGCTTAAATGG ATACATTGTTACAGACTGCGACTCACTTGATCTGATTTTCAATGCCCAACACTACACCAAAACACCAGAGGAGACTGCAGCTCTAGGGCTGAATTCAG GGGTGGACCTTAACTGTGGAACATTTTTGGGCAAAAACACACAAGGGGCAGTGGACAAAGGCCTTGTAAAAGAATCCGAAATCGACAGAGCTGTATCAAACAATTTTGCCACTCTGATGAGACTAGGATTCTTTGATGGCGATCCCACGAAGCAACTATATGGGAATCTTGGTCCCAAAGATGTATGCACCCAAGATAACCAAGAACTCGCCCGGGAAGCTGCAAGACAAGGCATTGTGTTGCTGAAAAACACTAAAGGCTCACTTCCTTTATCCCCCAAGGCCATAAAATCCTTAGCTCTAATTGGCCCCAATGGGAATGTGACCGATACCATGCTTAGCAACTATAAAG GTATCCCATGTAAGGTCACAAGTCCTTTACAAGGCCTAGCAGCCATAGTTGCAGCAACTTACTCACCAGGCTGTGACAACATAGCTTGTGGCACGGCCCTAGTTGATGATGTAACGAAAATTGCAGCCACGGCTGATGCTGTCGTGTTGGTGATGGGATCTGACCAATCCATCGAGAGGGAATCGTTGGATAGGACGAGCATCACCCTTCCAGGACAGCAATCTGTTTTAGTATCCGCGGTTGCAAAGGCTGCCAAGGGACCTGTCATTCTAGTCATAATGTCTGCAGGTGGCATGGACGTAACGTTTGCAGTGAATGATCCCAAAGTGACAAGCATTCTTTGGGTTGGATTCCCCGGTGAGGCGGGTGGATTAGCCATTGCAGATGTGATTTTTGGATCATATAATCCAA gTGGGAAGCTACCAATGACATGGTACCCACAATCCTATGTAGACAGTGTCAAAATGACAGACATGAGAATGAGGCCTGATCCTAAGACAGGCTACCCTGGCAGGTCTTACAGGTTCTACACCGGCCCAACTGTCTTCAAATTCGGATATGGCTTGAGCTACTCCACCTTCAAGCACAACCTAGTACGTGGCGCCCCCGAGACACTCTCCCTCCCTCTCGAGGAAGGTCATGTCTGTCGAACCTCAAAATGCAAGTCCATCGAGGTCGCAAACCACACCTGCAACAATAATGCAGAATTTGACATTCATCTCAGTGTCAAGAATGTGGGGCAGATGAGTGGAAGCCACACAGTTCTTTTGTTCTCGTCGCCTCCCCGGGTTCACAATGCACCCCAGAAACACCTGTTAGGGTTCCAGAAGGTGCATTTGAGCCCTAATCAAGAAGGGACTTTGAGGTTCAATGTGGATCTCTGCAAGCATTTGAGTGTAGTTGATGAGGTTGGGAATAGGAAAGTTGCCCTGGGACATCATGTGCTTCACGTAGGAGATTTGGAACATTCTTTGAttgtaacaatataa